From a region of the Desulfuromonas sp. KJ2020 genome:
- a CDS encoding bifunctional diguanylate cyclase/phosphodiesterase yields MPSYTSSKTENAPHPEGNGQFTVLLVEDDRGIRNLAKIHLERLGCRLLLAASGHEAVDLLDEHACDLMLLDFGLPDMTGQQLLDEISSRHPHLPFLVTTGHGSEKVAVEFMKRGALDYVIKDESFWKNLPKAVERARDHLAMVHRLERAKEALRQSEERYRALTENTNDVTLIFDDNFNVHYVSPSVERVLGLPPDEFTSNGLTKALHSSDLPLYKQAVEQAATAAGETVKIDNFRLRHQDSSWLNMEGQVTDLRHLTSVQGLVLNCRDITDRVEAENRLRENQDRLKHLAHHDPLTNLPNRTLFKERLNQALAKARRSGEQVAIVFLDLDRFKKINDTLGHEAGDQLLKDVAARLRTCIRQSDTVARLGGDEFVLVLEEINQPGPVITVAKKILSALAQPFVIDDYELYITTSIGISLFPSDGDEATGLMKCADVAMYRVKQQGRNNYQFYQPDMNARAREMLLMEGALRKALDHNELDVFYQPQLDLATGQLLGMEAMLRWIHPKQGILCPRDFLALAEETGLIEPYGYWAIQEACRQNKEWQDQGYTPVPVAINISRRLFHKSNLVSRIRDILLQTGLAPQYLELEITESMVMDDVNRMQTTMQQLDDMGVKLTLDDFGSGYSCLRQLTHFPISKLKIDQNFIKDVAISPQDATITATIIALGRGMKLEVIAEGVETPEQLRFLRDHQCRQAQGFLFCHPLPPEQLTKFLDKTA; encoded by the coding sequence ATGCCGTCCTATACAAGTAGCAAAACGGAAAATGCTCCCCATCCTGAGGGGAATGGGCAATTTACCGTTCTGCTTGTGGAAGACGACCGGGGCATCCGCAACCTGGCCAAAATTCACCTGGAACGTCTGGGCTGCCGCCTGCTGCTGGCCGCCTCCGGCCATGAAGCGGTTGACCTTCTGGATGAACACGCCTGCGACCTGATGCTGCTGGACTTCGGCCTGCCCGATATGACCGGGCAGCAGCTCCTTGATGAAATTTCTTCTCGACATCCGCACCTCCCCTTCCTGGTCACCACCGGCCACGGCAGTGAAAAAGTCGCTGTGGAATTCATGAAGCGCGGCGCCCTCGACTACGTCATCAAGGATGAAAGTTTCTGGAAAAATCTCCCTAAGGCCGTGGAAAGGGCCAGGGATCACCTGGCCATGGTCCATCGCCTCGAAAGAGCGAAGGAAGCCCTGCGCCAGAGCGAAGAACGCTACCGGGCCCTGACGGAGAACACCAACGACGTCACGCTGATTTTTGACGACAACTTCAACGTCCACTACGTCAGCCCCTCGGTAGAGCGGGTGCTGGGCCTCCCCCCCGATGAATTCACCTCTAATGGTCTGACCAAAGCGTTGCACAGCAGCGACCTGCCTCTTTACAAGCAGGCCGTGGAACAGGCGGCGACGGCGGCCGGCGAAACGGTCAAAATCGACAACTTCCGCCTTCGACACCAGGATTCCAGCTGGCTCAACATGGAAGGGCAGGTCACCGATCTTCGGCACCTGACCAGCGTCCAGGGACTGGTTCTTAACTGTCGGGACATCACCGACCGTGTGGAAGCGGAAAACCGCTTGAGAGAAAATCAGGACCGCCTCAAGCACCTGGCCCACCACGACCCCCTGACCAACCTGCCCAACCGCACCCTTTTCAAAGAACGGCTCAACCAGGCGCTGGCCAAAGCCAGGCGCTCGGGAGAACAGGTGGCCATTGTCTTTCTCGACCTTGACCGTTTTAAAAAAATCAATGACACCCTCGGCCATGAAGCCGGCGATCAACTTCTCAAAGATGTGGCGGCCCGCCTGCGTACCTGCATCCGCCAGTCCGATACCGTGGCCCGCCTCGGCGGCGACGAATTTGTCCTTGTCCTGGAGGAGATCAATCAGCCGGGTCCGGTCATCACCGTCGCCAAAAAGATTCTCAGCGCCCTGGCCCAACCCTTTGTCATCGATGACTATGAACTCTACATCACCACCAGCATAGGAATCAGCCTCTTCCCCTCCGATGGCGACGAGGCCACGGGCTTGATGAAATGTGCCGATGTGGCCATGTATCGGGTGAAACAGCAGGGACGAAACAACTACCAGTTTTATCAGCCGGACATGAACGCCAGGGCCCGGGAGATGCTGTTGATGGAGGGCGCCCTGCGCAAGGCGCTGGACCACAACGAACTGGACGTTTTCTATCAGCCCCAGCTTGACCTGGCCACCGGCCAGCTGCTCGGCATGGAGGCCATGCTGCGCTGGATTCACCCCAAGCAGGGCATTCTCTGTCCACGGGACTTTCTCGCCCTGGCCGAAGAGACTGGTCTCATCGAACCCTATGGCTATTGGGCCATCCAGGAAGCCTGTCGGCAAAACAAGGAGTGGCAGGACCAGGGATATACGCCGGTTCCCGTCGCCATCAACATTTCGAGGCGCCTCTTTCACAAATCCAACCTCGTTTCCAGAATCAGGGATATCCTCCTGCAGACGGGCCTTGCTCCCCAATATCTTGAACTGGAGATCACCGAAAGCATGGTCATGGACGATGTGAATCGCATGCAGACCACCATGCAGCAGCTTGATGACATGGGGGTCAAGCTTACCCTCGATGATTTCGGGTCCGGCTACTCCTGCCTCCGACAGCTGACCCATTTCCCCATCAGCAAGCTGAAGATCGACCAGAATTTCATCAAGGATGTTGCCATCAGCCCCCAGGATGCGACGATCACCGCGACCATCATTGCCCTTGGCCGCGGGATGAAGCTCGAGGTTATCGCCGAAGGGGTCGAGACCCCCGAACAGCTGCGGTTTTTGCGGGACCACCAGTGCCGACAGGCCCAGGGCTTCCTCTTTTGCCACCCGCTTCCCCCCGAACAGCTCACGAAGTTTCTGGACAAAACCGCCTGA